Proteins encoded together in one Cicer arietinum cultivar CDC Frontier isolate Library 1 chromosome 4, Cicar.CDCFrontier_v2.0, whole genome shotgun sequence window:
- the LOC101495126 gene encoding cytokinin dehydrogenase 7, with protein MIACFEPFVHGNDTESTPNDDVSSLQTSFHFGPNAIATKDFGGMKSSNPLAVIRPISTADVARAVKAATTIKNLTVAPRGNGHSINGQSMAEKGLVLDMRALAEEHFQLLCIEGVPYVDVSGGALWEEVLKRCVSQFQLAPRSWTDYLGLTVGGTLSNAGVSGQTFRYGPQTANVTELEVVTGKGETFVCSENQNSELFFATLGGLGQFGIITRARIVLQKSPDMVRWIRVVYSEFEDYTRDAEWLVTLPEGDGFDYVEGFVVANNDDPCNGWPTIPMGSNQMFDPVRLPSEAGPVIYCLELALHYRKTARSSDVDMKVDRLLGRLRFVEGIKFEDDVKYMDFLLRVKRVEEDAKAKGIWDAPHPWLNMFVSKSNIADFDHEVFKKILKHGIGGPILVYPLLRSKWDDRHSVVVPTDSNIFYIIALLRFIPPPPKGPPTDKLVAQNNAIIQLCYNKGFNFKLYLPHYHSQENWIRHFGEDKWTRFLHRKQNFDPLAILAPGQKLFSRNNSHNNNNNNNN; from the exons ATGATAGCTTGCTTTGAACCCTTCGTTCACGGAAACGACACAGAATCAACTCCAAACGACGACGTATCTTCCCTCCAAACCTCTTTCCATTTCGGCCCAAACGCAATCGCAACCAAAGACTTCGGCGGCATGAAATCCTCCAACCCTCTCGCCGTAATCCGTCCCATCTCCACCGCCGACGTGGCAAGAGCAGTCAAagcagcaacaacaataaaaaaccTCACGGTTGCGCCACGTGGCAACGGCCACTCTATCAACGGCCAATCCATGGCTGAAAAAGGACTCGTCCTCGACATGCGCGCTTTAGCAGAGGAACATTTTCAACTCCTCTGTATAGAAGGTGTTCCGTACGTCGACGTTTCTGGAGGGGCATTATGGGAAGAAGTGTTGAAACGGTGCGTTTCGCAGTTTCAACTTGCTCCTAGGTCGTGGACTGATTATCTCGGGTTAACGGTGGGTGGAACGCTTTCTAACGCCGGCGTTAGTGGTCAGACTTTCCGTTACGGTCCTCAAACGGCAAACGTAACGGAATTAGAAGTCGTTACTGGTAAAGGCGAAACTTTTGTTTGCTCCGAAAATCAAAATTCAGAGCTTTTTTTTGCCACGCTCGGTGGTCTTGGACAGTTTGGCATCATAACTAGAGCCAGAATCGTTCTTCAAAAATCCCCTGATatg gTGAGATGGATAAGGGTGGTTTACTCGGAATTTGAGGACTATACTAGAGATGCAGAGTGGCTGGTAACTTTGCCAGAAGGTGACGGTTTTGATTACGTGGAAGGGTTCGTTGTGGCTAACAATGATGACCCATGTAATGGATGGCCCACAATTCCGATGGGTTCGAACCAGATGTTCGACCCGGTTCGTTTACCTTCAGAAGCTGGACCGGTTATCTATTGCTTAGAACTTGCTCTTCACTACCGTAAAACAGCTCGATCTTCAGATGTCGATATG AAAGTGGATAGATTACTTGGACGGCTGAGATTCGTTGAGGGTATAAAATTCGAGGATGATGTGAAGTACATGGATTTTTTGCTACGTGTAAAGCGTGTGGAGGAAGATGCAAAAGCGAAAGGAATATGGGATGCACCACATCCATGGTTGAACATGTTTGTGTCCAAGTCCAACATCGCTGATTTTGATCATGAAGTGTTCAAGAAAATCCTCAAACACGGGATCGGTGGTCCCATTCTAGTCTACCCACTATTGCGAAGCAA GTGGGATGATAGACACTCGGTAGTGGTGCCTACAGACAGCAACATCTTCTACATAATAGCATTGCTACGATTTattccaccaccaccaaaggGACCACCTACTGATAAATTGGTGGCACAAAACAATGCCATTATTCAACTGTGTTACAATAAAGGATTTAATTTCAAGTTATATCTTCCTCACTATCACTCACAGGAGAACTGGATACGCCACTTTGGGGAGgataaatggactagattcctacacagaaaacaaaattttgatccaTTGGCTATTCTTGCACCTGGACAGAAATTATTTTCCAGAAACAActcacataataataataataataataataattaa